The genome window GGTCGACCCGAAGCTCGCACACAGGAATGCCTGCTGCCTCGAGGCTGAGTTTCTGGTATTCGTTGCCGGCGACCTGATGGCGCTGGTTCGACGACACCAGCATCACCGCACCGTCAACTCGATGGCGCCGCGCCTCCTGGACAACCCATTCGCCCGCCCAGGGCGCGACGTGCATCTGTTCGCCGATGTTGAGATAGCGCGACGCGATCGCGCGGACCGGGTCCTGCAGGCCGCGCCTGATGTAGCCGTCGGCGGCGATGGCCATGTACATCGACCAGACGAACACCGCGCCATGGCTCTGCTCGAATGCCGCATAGAAATCGGTGTTCTGCCACAGGCCGACGCCGACCCACATCAGGCGGCGGCGCTCGTCGGCTGTGGCGCAATCGCCGCGCGCCACCCGGCCCGCCACCTCGTCGCGGAAGGCGCGGGCATGGGCCACGGCCCAGTCGGAGCCGCGGTGCCACTGCGCTGTCATGGTGTTGGACATCTGCTCGCTCAGGCGCACCGGCAGCCTGGGTGCCTCGGCCACCATTTCTCGCACCTCGGCAAAGCAGGCCTCTTGATCGTTGACCCGCTCCAGCAGATCCCGCAGCGCAGCCTCGCTGAACCGGCGGCCCGAAACCTCTTCGGCCAGCGCGATCATCTCACGGTACTGGCGGGTCATCAGGTTGATGCGATGAGTTTCGTAGACCTCTTCCCAGCGGGTGGCACCATCGCGAAACCAGCAGGGCGAGAACCGGGTGGAAGACGGCACCTCGACGCAGAAATAGGGCACGCCAAGCCGCTCCGCGACCAACTCGTAGGCCCGGTTGTTGCCCTGCTCCCGGTGCGGCGCAACCATCATGGCCGGCCGTGGAAGACCGCCCCATGGCGGCTCGGGGTGATCGACCAGGAGGCTCGCGGCGCCGAGCGAGTTGTAGACGCCAAGGCCTTCGTGAAATCCCTCCTGCGCCAGCAAGTCGAGATAATCGCCCGCGACCCGGCGCGACGAGAGCACACCGCCCCACCATTCCGTGGTCACGACCGGCAGACCCAGCACATCGAAGATTTCATGGGGCGTTTCGGCGCTGGCGAGCACATAGGGTTCGCCCCGTTCGATCACGCGCTCACGGATCTCGCCGAACCATTGCTTGGAAAACGCCCGTGCCTCTGCCGTGGTGGCAAGCTGCTTTTCCGGGCGCGGACGGGTTTGCATGTCAGTTGGCATGGGCCGTGGCCTCCCCGTTTGCTGCCTCGGCAAGGGCGGCGGCAAGTTGGCGCTGCGCCTCCCCGGCCCCCTCGTCGGTGTCAACGTCTTGACGCAGGAGCAGGTGCGGCAGACCCGCCTCTTCGGCGGCGCGCAGGAGGTCGGGGTATTCCCAACCGAAGTGGCCATCTTCAGGGGGCATGTGGAAAAGGAGGAGTTCGTGGGCCCCGGCGGCGATCCGGCGGCGCAGCCAGGCGGAGCGCAGGGGGCCGGGCATGCGGGGGCTGGAAGCATGTGTCATGTACCACGCCGCCATACCGGGAAGCCCACTTTGCGGATCGAGCAAGGGGAGACCGGCGGCGCGCGCCCCCGTCCAGTCGTCCTCGGCGGTAATGTTTGCGCCCGCGGCTTCGACGACCTGATGCAGACGGGCGTTCAGCAGTGGCAAGGCGGGGGCGAGCAACACCCGGACCGGTCGAGCGGGCAATTCGGCAGTCTCGGGCGCGGCGGTCGAGAGCCGGTCCTGCATCTTGGCAATCAGCCGTTGCGCTCGTGCGCCGGAAACACGGCCTGCCTCGCGCCGCTCCTGAAGCGTGGTGAGCGCGGCGCGGTGGGCATTGCAAAGGGCCGTCGCTGCCTGCAGCGCGGCCCCTTCCGCCTCGCGCCCGGTTATGGCGGTCAACCGCTGCGAAAGCTCGCGCAGCCTGTCTTCAACATAGGACCGGATCGAGGGGCGTTGGGTGTAAAGGATATCAAAGGTATGGAGCGGCGGGATCGCGTGGTTGCCGCGCCGTTGCTCCTCCTTGAGATACTGGAACAGGAAGCGATGCGCATCGGAGTCGCCGGAGACGATCAGCAAGGCGCATTCGCGGAAGTCGCCCGCGGTGATCCGGGAAAAGAGTGCACGCGTCTCGCTGTCGTGCTCGGCTTCGAGGGCCCCAACGCTGCTCCGGGGCCCCAGCCCCTCGGCCCGTATCGGCACCGGCAGGCACCCGGCCGCGAGAACGAGTTCGAGCGGCACCGCATGGCCCACGACCGCAACGCGTGGGGCATCCGCGGCCAGCACGAGACCATGCCGTGCGGCGTCTTGAACGAGGGTGTGACGAGAGGTCATGCGGAACACCTGACGGGAGGAATTTTGCCGCCGGGCCCGAAGACCCGGCGGCGGGGAGGAACTCAGGACACGCCGAGCGCGGCAAAGATCTCGGGCTGCGCCGCCTTGACGGCGTCGAGGTCGATGTCGGTGATGGCGGGAGCCGGAAGCGTTCCGGGAAGCTCGCCCAGCGGCGAGGTGTTGTTGGAGTTATAAAGCGCCTGCCCTTCCTCCCCGAGGAGGAACGACATCAGCACCTTGGCCGCGTTAGGGTGCGGCGCGTCCTTGGAAATGCCGGCAAGCACCGAGGAGGCCACGGTGGGCTCGGGCATCGCCAGCTCGATCGGCGCGCCCTGCTCCTTGAGGGTTGGCAGCAGGTTGGGATAGGCGGGCGCGCAGATCGCCGAAGCGCCCGCGGCAACCTGCTGGGCGCCCAGCGTGGCGCTCTCCACCAGGCGCGGTTCCTGCGCGGCGAGCGCCTTCAGGTAGTCTTCGCCGAAGGCCTCGCGCAGGGCGTAGTAGAACACCGAGGTATAAAAGCCGTTGCGCGGATCGACCAGCGTGAGGCGGCCCTTCATCGACGGGTCGATCAGGCTCTGCCAGTCGGGCGCGCCCTCGACCTGCCCGGTGTTGTAGGCCAGCCCGTGCGGCAGGAGCTGGACCATATAGAAATTCTCGGTGCGGAACTGCTCGGGAAAGTCTGCGCTGTCGTCCAGCTCCGTGACCGGCGCGAGCCATCCCTTGGCGGAGGCGTCATTCATGAAGAAGCGGTCAGTCATGGCCAGGGCATCGGCCACCACGGCGCCCGCATCCGCCTCGCCGGCATAGCGCTGGCCCATCGCGCCGGAGGTGAGGCGCTGGTAGTCGAGGTCGATGCCATACTTGGCCTCGAACCCTTCGACGAAGGGCTGCGCGATGGTCTCGGGCACCACGCTGTAGAAGGTCACGGTGCCCTCTGCCTTGGCGGCGGCAATCACCTCGTCGGTCAGTGCGAAGGCACTGCGCGGCATCAGCGTGGCCGCACCGACGGCGGCAAGGCCTCCGGCCAGAACGCTGCGCCGGGTGGGCGATGCTGCTTTGGATTTCTTGTAGGTCATGTCAGGTCCTCCCTTGGTATGATCTTGATGTCCGGTCATTTGCCGATGCCTGCGAGCGTGCGGTTGGAGAGCCACAGGATCAGGGCAATGACGGTTGAGTTGATGATGGTGACGCCAATCGCCAGCGCCGCGACCTGGGGGAAACTTCCGTAGTTCCACAGGTCCATCAGCACCCGGCCGATCACCGGGGTCTGCGAGCCGGCGAGGATGGCCGAGGCCGTCACTTCGCCGGCAGTCTGGATGAAGATGATCGCCCACCCGGCCGCCAACCCCGGCGCGGCCAGCGGCAGCATGATGCGGAAGAAGATCCGCAGCCCGCTGGCCCCGCAGACACGTGCGGCTTCGCCAAGCTCCCGGCCGATCCCGGCGGCGGTGGCAATGGCCGTGCGCCCGGCGAAGGGCAGCGCCATCACCACGTAGGCCGCCAGCAGCACCAGCAGGCTGTTGCGCAGGTTGAAGGGCGGCAGGGCGAAGGCGATGAGAAAGCTCACGCCGATGACCGTGTGCGGAATGGTTGCCGGAATGGCGGTGAGTGTATCGGCGGCGCGGGCCTCGAACGAGCGGTTGAAGTGGCCGAAGAGCACGATGAAGCCGATCACCAGCATCGTCACAGTGGCAGTTATCGCCCCGAGCCCGAGGCTGTTCACAAGCGATTGGCTCACCGGACCGGATTGCAGGAAGGCCACCCGGTAGTTCTGAAGGCTCAGGACCGACCAGTTTATGTCGGGCGTCCAGAACGGCTGGAAGGAGACCAGAAGCAGGGCCAGCAGCGGCAAAAGGACGGTGATGGTCACGTAGGCCAGTACGAAGCCCCGCGCCAGCCAGCGCCAGCGGCCGAGCTGCTCCCGATTGACCCGAAAGCCGCGCCCGCCGATCCCGGCGCTGCGACCCTCACGGGAGAAATACCGCTGCCCGATGAGGAGAAGTTGCACCACCATCATCATCGCGAAGGCCAGCGCCAGCGCCAGTCCGGTATTGGGCGGGTAATGCTCCAAAAGGCGGAAGACATAGACTGAAAGCACGTCGATCCGCGCGCCGGTTCCGATGACGAAGGGCACCGAGAACAGGCCCAGCCCGGCGATGGTGCACATCACCACGGCCGCGCCGATGGCAGGCGCGATGGCCGGCAGCGTGACCCTGATGAAAGTCTTGAACGGGCTCGCACCGAAGACCCGTGCGGCCTCTTCGATCGAGGGGTCGATCCGGCGGAAGGCGGCGGAAAGGATCAGGTAGATATAGGGCACGAGGTAAAGACCGGTGAGCAGCACCAGACCGGCGAAGCTGTAAACTTCGATCGGCCCGGAGTTTGCCTCGAACCCCAGCGGCGCAAGGAGCTTGCGCAATGCGATGTTGAGAAAGCCCGCGTTGCTGTCGAGCAGGATGCCCCAGCCCATCACACCGGCCACGGGCGGCAGCAGGAGCGGAAAGAGCGGCATGAGCTGCCCGATCAGCGGCAGGCGGGCGTCTGTGCGCTCGTCGATCCAGGCCAGAAGGGCCGCCACGGCCAGCGCGACAATGGACGAGAGCACCACGACCATCGCGGTGTTTCGCAACATTGCGAGGATGGCGGCCCATGGCACGCTGCGCTCGCCTTCAGAGGTCACGCGGGTGGCCGCGTCGAACACCGTCATCCCCAGCGGGTAGACGATCAGCAGCGCGAGGGCCCCGAGCAGCAGCATCGAGATCACCCGGATCATGTCGGGCCCGCCGCGCTCGGGCGTACCCCCGGCAGGTGTGGTGGCGCCGCTCATGCCGCGGCTCGGTTTGCCGCGAAGACGCGCACGCGCTCGGGGTCCACACCGAAGGAGATGCGGTCGCCGGCCTGGTAGTTGGCATCGTCGGGAAGCGAGAGGGTCAAATCCTGATCCCCGACACGGAGGATCACATCCACCGAGGTTCCGAGGAAGATCGAGCGCTCGACGCTGCCCTCGATACGGTTGGCGGTGTCGGCGCCGGGCGCGCAGACATGGGGGCGGAACATCACAGTTGCGGGCTGACCGGGAGAAAGCGGCTCGGCGCAGCGGCCGAGGATCTCGCCGAGGCCGGTCGCGATACGGGCCATGTTGCCTTCGACTGCCACCACGGTGCCCGCCACCTCATTGGTCCGGCCCACGAAATCGGCAACGTAGCGCGATTGCGAATCCTGAAATATGCCGCGCCCACTGCCCTGCTGCGCCACGCACCCCTTGTTCATCACCACGATCCGGTCGCCCAGCACCATGGCCTCGTCCTGATCGTGGGTCACGAAGACCGCCGCAAAGCCGATCTCGCGCTGAAGCCGCACCAGTTCGTGGCGCAAGGTCTCGCGCACCTTTGCATCGAGGTTGGAAAGCGGCTCGTCGAAGAGCACCACATCCGCGCGCCCGACGATCGCGCGGGCAAGCGCCACCCGCTGCTGCTGACCGCCGCTGAGCTGCCCGACATAGGAGCGCCGAAAGTCGGCAAGGCCGACGGTTTCGAGCACTTCTGCAACGCGCTCGGCGATTTCGGCCTTGGCCACGCCCGCGCATTTCAGCGGGAAGGCGATGTTCTCTTCGACGTTGAGATGTGGCCAGAGCGCATAGGACTGGAACACCATGCTGAGGTTGCGCTTTTCCGGCGGTAGCCAGGTGCCGGTATCGCCGCAAAAGACAGTCCGCCCGCCGACGGCCACTTGCCCGGCTTGCGGGCGCTCCAGCCCCGCAATGCAGCGAAGAAGCGTGGTCTTGCCACACCCGGAGGGTCCGAGCAGCACGACGAATTCGCCCGCCCCAACCTCGAGACTGACGTCCTTTAGGCCAATGTGACCTGTGACGGGGTCCCCGTAGATCTTGGTCAGCCCCCGCACCTCAACGGTCGGCTTCCCCTGCGCAGTATTGGCGGTCACGTGCTCTCCTCCCTCTCTTGGTATATCTTGATATACGAAAACATTTTTGGGTCAACCAAGTTGTCTCGCGCCTCTCCATATGCCAGCTTCACGCTTGGTCTGGTTGTCGGGCCGAGGCAGCGCATTTTGAGTGATGGCAAGCAAATCCAACGACTTACTTAGCAAGACCGCCTACACGGAAATCCGAAACGCCCTCCGTGACGGCTCAATTCGGCCCGGAGACCGCATTCGTGAACGCGAGTTGTCCGACACTCTTGGCCTCGGACGTACGCCGATTCGAGAAGCGTTGAAGCGGCTGGAGTTCGAAGGCTTTCTCGCACATTCGCCCGAGACCGGTCTCGTCTACCGCAAGCTGACCCAGACCGACATTGTCGAGATCCATGCTGTGGTCGGCGTATTGCTCGGCCTCGCGGCCTCCGAAGCCGCGCGCAACGCCAACGACGCGGAAATTCACGCCATGCAAGAGCTCCTCGCGCACCTGAGCGCCAACGTCGAAAAGAGTGACAGCGAAGTGCTTCGCGCGGCCCATCGCCTGGATACAATGATCCTGGCCAGCGCTCGAAATCAGTTTCTGCTGGCCCAACTCGAACTCATCAGCGACCGCCTGGGCTTGCAGTCCACGGGTAAGTCCACCTTCACCCGGATTGAGCGCAGACAGGCATTCAAGGAGGACATGACTCGCACCGTCAACGCAATCTCCAACCGCGACGCCACTGGAGCGGAAAGGGCGGCGCGTGAGCGGAGTGAGCGTGGCTTGAGGGCCAGGCTTTCCATGGATTTCGAGGAAAGCGACCTGGGCGAGAACGCTGTCCAGTTCTGAACGCCTGCAAACGCGCGCGCTAATGATCCGAGGGCAACAATTTGGATCCCAAAGGTCAATCCACATGCCGCTCGCTTGGCCGAAGCAGAAGGTTCCTCACATCAGAGTCGTACCACCGCCCGCCCCTTAGCGTGAGGATCCCGCGCGCATTTTGCTCGCCCGCAATCGCCCAGGCGACACACGCCCTTCCACCGTATCTCCTCGACGCCTGAGCGCCCTGCCCTGCTTTCCGACCGGCTCACCGCGCCCGGGATGGCGCCCCGGCACACCGGCCTCCACACACTCCAGAGCCGCGCGGGAAACCGGGCGGCTTTTCCGTGCCGCCCCTGCGCGCCCCTCAGCTGGTTTCCCGAAACTCGCCGGTATCCAGCACGGGAGAGGCGTCGATATTCTCGGCGTCCAGCATCGCGGCCACGCGTTCCAGCGCGGCGATCAGCGAGGCTTGCTCCCAGTCTTCCAGCGCCGAAAACTTGCCCACGAAACGCTGCTGCAACGGGTTGGGCGCATCCTTGATCGCCTGCAGGCCCTTGGCGGTGGGTTCGATGTTGGTCTGCCGCCGGTCGGTCTGGGAGCGCTCGCGCACCACCATTTCCTGCCGCACCAGCTTGTCGACCAGCGATGTCACCGTGGCCTGCGTGATCCGCATCTGTTGCGCGATCTGGGTGGCGTTGCGCCGCCCGCTCTCGGCGACGATCTGCAACACGCGAAACTGCGCGGCAGACAGGCCCACCGACTGCGCCAGCTCATGGCCGAACCGGTCGGTCGCGCGGAGGATGCGGCGCAGGGCAATCAGGCTGGTGTCGATACGATCCATGGACGGATGCTGGCAGAACAAGAGAGCCGGATCAATGACGCGTCTGCACGCCCCCGGGCTCAAAACTTCGACTTTCAAAGTAACGAATCGCCGAAAAGCATGCAATACCGCCTTATTTTGCGGCGTTCATAGCGAATTCCGACTATCTTGG of Oceanicola sp. 502str15 contains these proteins:
- a CDS encoding iron ABC transporter permease; its protein translation is MSGATTPAGGTPERGGPDMIRVISMLLLGALALLIVYPLGMTVFDAATRVTSEGERSVPWAAILAMLRNTAMVVVLSSIVALAVAALLAWIDERTDARLPLIGQLMPLFPLLLPPVAGVMGWGILLDSNAGFLNIALRKLLAPLGFEANSGPIEVYSFAGLVLLTGLYLVPYIYLILSAAFRRIDPSIEEAARVFGASPFKTFIRVTLPAIAPAIGAAVVMCTIAGLGLFSVPFVIGTGARIDVLSVYVFRLLEHYPPNTGLALALAFAMMMVVQLLLIGQRYFSREGRSAGIGGRGFRVNREQLGRWRWLARGFVLAYVTITVLLPLLALLLVSFQPFWTPDINWSVLSLQNYRVAFLQSGPVSQSLVNSLGLGAITATVTMLVIGFIVLFGHFNRSFEARAADTLTAIPATIPHTVIGVSFLIAFALPPFNLRNSLLVLLAAYVVMALPFAGRTAIATAAGIGRELGEAARVCGASGLRIFFRIMLPLAAPGLAAGWAIIFIQTAGEVTASAILAGSQTPVIGRVLMDLWNYGSFPQVAALAIGVTIINSTVIALILWLSNRTLAGIGK
- a CDS encoding 2-hydroxyacyl-CoA dehydratase family protein, with product MTSRHTLVQDAARHGLVLAADAPRVAVVGHAVPLELVLAAGCLPVPIRAEGLGPRSSVGALEAEHDSETRALFSRITAGDFRECALLIVSGDSDAHRFLFQYLKEEQRRGNHAIPPLHTFDILYTQRPSIRSYVEDRLRELSQRLTAITGREAEGAALQAATALCNAHRAALTTLQERREAGRVSGARAQRLIAKMQDRLSTAAPETAELPARPVRVLLAPALPLLNARLHQVVEAAGANITAEDDWTGARAAGLPLLDPQSGLPGMAAWYMTHASSPRMPGPLRSAWLRRRIAAGAHELLLFHMPPEDGHFGWEYPDLLRAAEEAGLPHLLLRQDVDTDEGAGEAQRQLAAALAEAANGEATAHAN
- a CDS encoding MarR family winged helix-turn-helix transcriptional regulator; the encoded protein is MDRIDTSLIALRRILRATDRFGHELAQSVGLSAAQFRVLQIVAESGRRNATQIAQQMRITQATVTSLVDKLVRQEMVVRERSQTDRRQTNIEPTAKGLQAIKDAPNPLQQRFVGKFSALEDWEQASLIAALERVAAMLDAENIDASPVLDTGEFRETS
- a CDS encoding GntR family transcriptional regulator, with amino-acid sequence MASKSNDLLSKTAYTEIRNALRDGSIRPGDRIRERELSDTLGLGRTPIREALKRLEFEGFLAHSPETGLVYRKLTQTDIVEIHAVVGVLLGLAASEAARNANDAEIHAMQELLAHLSANVEKSDSEVLRAAHRLDTMILASARNQFLLAQLELISDRLGLQSTGKSTFTRIERRQAFKEDMTRTVNAISNRDATGAERAARERSERGLRARLSMDFEESDLGENAVQF
- a CDS encoding ABC transporter substrate-binding protein: MTYKKSKAASPTRRSVLAGGLAAVGAATLMPRSAFALTDEVIAAAKAEGTVTFYSVVPETIAQPFVEGFEAKYGIDLDYQRLTSGAMGQRYAGEADAGAVVADALAMTDRFFMNDASAKGWLAPVTELDDSADFPEQFRTENFYMVQLLPHGLAYNTGQVEGAPDWQSLIDPSMKGRLTLVDPRNGFYTSVFYYALREAFGEDYLKALAAQEPRLVESATLGAQQVAAGASAICAPAYPNLLPTLKEQGAPIELAMPEPTVASSVLAGISKDAPHPNAAKVLMSFLLGEEGQALYNSNNTSPLGELPGTLPAPAITDIDLDAVKAAQPEIFAALGVS
- a CDS encoding ATP-binding cassette domain-containing protein produces the protein MTANTAQGKPTVEVRGLTKIYGDPVTGHIGLKDVSLEVGAGEFVVLLGPSGCGKTTLLRCIAGLERPQAGQVAVGGRTVFCGDTGTWLPPEKRNLSMVFQSYALWPHLNVEENIAFPLKCAGVAKAEIAERVAEVLETVGLADFRRSYVGQLSGGQQQRVALARAIVGRADVVLFDEPLSNLDAKVRETLRHELVRLQREIGFAAVFVTHDQDEAMVLGDRIVVMNKGCVAQQGSGRGIFQDSQSRYVADFVGRTNEVAGTVVAVEGNMARIATGLGEILGRCAEPLSPGQPATVMFRPHVCAPGADTANRIEGSVERSIFLGTSVDVILRVGDQDLTLSLPDDANYQAGDRISFGVDPERVRVFAANRAAA
- a CDS encoding 2-hydroxyacyl-CoA dehydratase family protein, whose protein sequence is MPTDMQTRPRPEKQLATTAEARAFSKQWFGEIRERVIERGEPYVLASAETPHEIFDVLGLPVVTTEWWGGVLSSRRVAGDYLDLLAQEGFHEGLGVYNSLGAASLLVDHPEPPWGGLPRPAMMVAPHREQGNNRAYELVAERLGVPYFCVEVPSSTRFSPCWFRDGATRWEEVYETHRINLMTRQYREMIALAEEVSGRRFSEAALRDLLERVNDQEACFAEVREMVAEAPRLPVRLSEQMSNTMTAQWHRGSDWAVAHARAFRDEVAGRVARGDCATADERRRLMWVGVGLWQNTDFYAAFEQSHGAVFVWSMYMAIAADGYIRRGLQDPVRAIASRYLNIGEQMHVAPWAGEWVVQEARRHRVDGAVMLVSSNQRHQVAGNEYQKLSLEAAGIPVCELRVDPSDNRAWDDVAMQRTVAEFIENRLGG